The following are from one region of the Penaeus chinensis breed Huanghai No. 1 chromosome 5, ASM1920278v2, whole genome shotgun sequence genome:
- the LOC125025473 gene encoding cuticle protein AMP1A-like, whose protein sequence is MKFLIIACVAAVAVAAPQYNYDGPRAASSEEVAILRDDRVHEDDGRYNFDVETANGIFLSQSGSPDGDEGAVVKAGEYSYTAPDGTDVHVRFVADENGYQPQSDLLPVAPEFPHPIPQFVLAQIAFAAEEDARRAREGPREAPRSLYSAPN, encoded by the exons ATGAAGTTC CTGATCATCGCCTGTGTGGCCGCCGTGGCCGTCGCCGCCCCTCAGTATAACTACGATGGGCCAAGAGCTGCCTCGAGCGAGGAGGTGGCCATCCTGAGGGACGACCGCGTCCACGAAGACGACGGAAGGTACAACTTCGACGTGGAAACTGCCAACGGCATTTTCCTGTCTCAGTCTGGTTCTCCCGACGGCGATGAGGGCGCCGTCGTTAAGGCTGGAGAGTACTC aTACACCGCCCCTGACGGTACCGACGTCCATGTCAGATTCGTCGCTGACGAGAACGGCTACCAGCCCCAGTCCGACCTCCTTCCCGTGgcccccgagttcccccacccgatccctcagttcgtccttgcccagatcgccttcgccgccgaggaggacgcGCGCAGAGCTCGCGAAGGTCCACGTGAAGCTCCTCGCTCGCTGTATTCCGCACCCAACTAA